In Tsukamurella tyrosinosolvens, the genomic window CCCAGCGGTCCTGGATCGTGACGCCGCTCGGGTCGAGACCGCTCGCCCGCAGCAGCAGGCGCGGATCGGCGCCCAGGGTGCGCGTGAGCTCGGAGAAGTTGGCCAGCGAGGCGTAGCGCGCCAAGGGCCGTTTGGTTGTGACCACCATCACCCCTATGTCCCGATGTGAATAGTCATCCGTCCCGCAGGGAACAGTTTACGCCGCGCGGCGCTCGTACTGTCATCTGCATCACACCCCGAGAGGCTCGACGAGAGGAACCCACGACCATGGCGAACGCGATCCGCTTCCACGAGACCGGTGGCCCGGAGGTCCTGCGGTGGGAGACCGTCGAGGTCGAGGAGCCCGGCGCCGGCGAGGTGCTCGTGCGGCATCACGCCGTCGGCCTGAACTTCGCGGACAACTACTACCGCACGGGCCTGTACCCGGTGCCCCTGCCGAACGGCATGGGCGTCGAGGCGGCGGGCGTCGTGCAGCAGGTCGGCCCCGGCGTCGACGGCTTCGTCCCCGGTGACCGCGTCACCTACACCTACACCGGCAGCCCACTCGGCGCGTACAGCACCGAGTTCGTGCTCCCGGCCCGGCATCTCATCCACCTCCCGGACTCCGTCGACTTCGAGACCGCCGCCGCGTGCACCATGCGCGGACTCACCGCCGCGTACCTCCTGCGCCGGATCCACGACTACCGGCCGGGCGACACGATCCTGCTGCACGCCGCCGCCGGCGGCGTGGGACTGATCGTCGCCCAGTGGGCCAAGCTGCTGGGGCTGACGGTGATCGGCACCGTCTCCACCGAGGAGAAGGCCGCGGTCGCCCGCGCGCACGGCGTCGATCACGTCGTCTACTACCGCCGCGAGGACGTCGCCGCCCGGGTGCGGGAGATCACCGGCGGCGCCGGCGTTCCCGTCGTGCTCGACAGCATCGGCGCGGCCACCGTCCAGGCGTCCCTCGACTCCCTCGCCCGACGGGGCCTGCTCGTCTGCTTCGGGACGTCGTCCGGCCCGATCCCGCCGATCGACCCGATGCAGCTCGCCATCAAGGGCTCGCTGTTCGTGACCCGACCAGCGCTCGCCGACTACATCGCCGACCCGCTCGAGCGCGCCGACCTCGCGGGGGAGTTGTTCGGGCACATCGCGGCCGGCCGCATCCGGGTCGACGTGAACCGCACCTACCCGCTCGCCGAGGCCGCCCGCGCCCACACCGACCTCGAATCCGGAGCCCTCGTCGGCTCCAACATCCTGATCCCGTAGATCCGAAGGCACCGCCATGACCATCACCGCACGGCGCATCCGCGCCGACCGTCTCACCGCGCACATCGGCGCGGAGCTCACCGGCATCGACCTCGCCGAGGCCGTCCGCGACGACGCCCTCTTCGCCGAACTCCGCGCCCTGCTCCTCAAGCACAAGGTGCTGTTCGTCCGTGACCAGCCCATCAGCCGTGCCGACCACGTCGCCCTCGCTCGCCGCTTCGGCGAGCTGGAGGACCACCCGGTGCTCGGCAGCGACCCGGAACACCCTGGGCTGGTGCGCATCTACAAGGACCTCGACAGCGACCGCGAGGCCTACGAGAACGCCTTCCACTGCGACGCGACCTGGCGCGAGTGCCCGCCTTTCGGCTCGGTCCTCCGCTGCGTCGAGGGGCCCGCGGTGGGCGGCGACACCATCTGGGTCGACATGGTGGCCGCCTACAACGCGCTCCCCGAGGACGTGAAGGAGCGGATCGCCGGCCTGCGCGCCCGGCACTCCCTCGAGGCCAGTTTCGGTGCGCGCCTGCCGATCGAGCAGCGCCACGCGCTGCACGCGACGTTCCCCGACGCCGAGCACCCCGTCGTCCGCACGCACCCGGAGACCGGAGAGAAGGTGCTGTTCGTCAACGCCTTCGCGACCCACCTCACGAACTTCCACAACGACGCGAACATCCGCTTCGGCTTCGACTACGCGCCCGGCGCCGGCGAGCTCCTGCAGTACCTGCAGCGCCAGGCCGCCGTGCCCGAGTTCCAGGTGCGCTGGCGCTGGACGCCGGACAGCTTCGCCATCTGGGACAACCGCTGCACCCAGCACTACGCCGTGCAGGACTACTGGCCGGCCGTGCGCCGGATGGAGCGCGCCGGCATCGTCGGCGACCGCCCGTACTGACCCGCATCACCGCCCCGCCCCCGAGACACCCAGCCCCGCAACCACTCACGAGGAGAATCCACCATGCATTTCCACGACGACGCCCTGTTCCCCGAGGTCCAGGAGAAGCAGGTCATCACGGTCGCGCCGTACGGCCCCGAGTGGGAGCTCGACGACTTCCGCGAGGACCTCCCGCTCACCATGGAACAGCACGTCCAGCAGGCCGTCGACTGCTACGAGGCCGGCGCCACCGTCCTGCACATCCACGTCCGCGAGGAGGACGGCCACGGCTCCAAGCGACTGTCCAAGTTCAACGAGCTGCTCTCCGGCTTGCGCGAGGCCGTTCCGGACATGATCCTGCAGGTCGGCGGCTCGATCTCCTTCGCCCCCGAGGGCGACGGCGCCGACGCCAAGTGGCTCTCCGACGACACCCGACACATGCTGGCCGAGCTCGACCCGAAGCCCGACCAGGTCACCATCGCCATCAACACCAGCCAGATGAACATCATGGAGCTGATGACCGAGGGCGACATCGAGGGCACGTCCATGCAGCGTCCCGAGCTCTACGACACCTACCGCGAGATGACCGTGCCCGCCGGCCCCGAGTGGGTCGAGGAGCACCTGCGCCGCCTGACCGCCAACGGCATCCAGCCGCATTTCCAGCTCAGCTCGATCCCGCAGCTGGAGACCGTCGAGCGCCTCATCCGACGCGGCAAGTACATGGGCCCCCTCAACCTCAC contains:
- a CDS encoding quinone oxidoreductase family protein; this encodes MANAIRFHETGGPEVLRWETVEVEEPGAGEVLVRHHAVGLNFADNYYRTGLYPVPLPNGMGVEAAGVVQQVGPGVDGFVPGDRVTYTYTGSPLGAYSTEFVLPARHLIHLPDSVDFETAAACTMRGLTAAYLLRRIHDYRPGDTILLHAAAGGVGLIVAQWAKLLGLTVIGTVSTEEKAAVARAHGVDHVVYYRREDVAARVREITGGAGVPVVLDSIGAATVQASLDSLARRGLLVCFGTSSGPIPPIDPMQLAIKGSLFVTRPALADYIADPLERADLAGELFGHIAAGRIRVDVNRTYPLAEAARAHTDLESGALVGSNILIP
- a CDS encoding TauD/TfdA dioxygenase family protein — encoded protein: MTITARRIRADRLTAHIGAELTGIDLAEAVRDDALFAELRALLLKHKVLFVRDQPISRADHVALARRFGELEDHPVLGSDPEHPGLVRIYKDLDSDREAYENAFHCDATWRECPPFGSVLRCVEGPAVGGDTIWVDMVAAYNALPEDVKERIAGLRARHSLEASFGARLPIEQRHALHATFPDAEHPVVRTHPETGEKVLFVNAFATHLTNFHNDANIRFGFDYAPGAGELLQYLQRQAAVPEFQVRWRWTPDSFAIWDNRCTQHYAVQDYWPAVRRMERAGIVGDRPY
- a CDS encoding 3-keto-5-aminohexanoate cleavage protein — its product is MHFHDDALFPEVQEKQVITVAPYGPEWELDDFREDLPLTMEQHVQQAVDCYEAGATVLHIHVREEDGHGSKRLSKFNELLSGLREAVPDMILQVGGSISFAPEGDGADAKWLSDDTRHMLAELDPKPDQVTIAINTSQMNIMELMTEGDIEGTSMQRPELYDTYREMTVPAGPEWVEEHLRRLTANGIQPHFQLSSIPQLETVERLIRRGKYMGPLNLTWVGIGGGFDGPNPYNIMNFISRVPDGAILTLETLMRSVLPVNTMAIAMGLHTRCGNEDTIWGRPGEKITSVDQVKQLVRISHELGRDVATGKEARDIYRIGEQYGSVDETLAKLGYAPNRQAGQLGFTQHA